From the Maniola jurtina chromosome Z, ilManJurt1.1, whole genome shotgun sequence genome, one window contains:
- the LOC123880472 gene encoding uncharacterized protein LOC123880472 isoform X2, with the protein MQVQKIADPYYCPNSNIFKMDMYVEASKSGKLEEAEPAAFSSTRSRYALYESRCQAADNMQQARTRLPRSQSSPERISESQSPRRTRSPSSAGLRDTTVCIPPAILSPLLYSNVAVAFYSPRPPSVPMYLLPLPSNPELLNGAKIKEKKSMSKKSKKVVQYVMRTILRGVYKVAAIRAMPPERAPGISSVTTEDISPPKTSGPVFHSVASQTKPKSHFNRPSAAAVTDEFSNSSEECCEECDATCEWAGNVRALRESHVRLVLRQLQQLRDIERLDRTLHRAHASPPAQALELNVPNPASSLAQSACLLRAIKTKERAP; encoded by the exons ATGCAAGTGCAGAAAATTGCAGATCCGTA CTATTGCCCCAACAGCAACATTTTTAAGATGGACATGTATGTAGAAGCGAGCAAGTCTGGAAAACTTGAAGAAGCAGAACCGGCAGCTTTTAGTTCTACGCGGTCTCGCTACGCGCTATACGAAAGTCGTTGCC AAGCCGCTGATAATATGCAGCAGGCGCGCACTCGGCTACCTCGATCACAATCTTCGCCAGAACG CATATCCGAGTCCCAAAGCCCGCGTCGCACGCGCAGCCCGTCCTCTGCTGGACTGCGAGACACCACCGTTTGTATCCCACCTGCAATCCTCTCACCACTGCTCTA CAGTAACGTTGCCGTTGCATTCTACTCGCCTCGTCCCCCGTCCGTGCCGATGTACTTGCTTCCTCTACCGTCCAATCCTGAACTACTTAATGGCGCCAAGATCAAA GAAAAGAAATCTATGAGCAAGAAATCAAAGAAGGTCGTGCAATACGTGATGCGGACTATTCTGCGAGGGGTTTACAAGGTTGCAGCTATTCGAGCCATGCCTCCTGAACGAGCCCCGGGCATCAGCTCCGTTACTACTGAAGACATTTCACCGCCTAAAACTAGCGGTCCTGTATTCCACAGCGTTGCTTCCCAAACCAAACCGAAAAGCCATTTCAACAG GCCATCCGCGGCTGCAGTCACGGATGAATTTTCGAATTCTAGTG AAGAATGCTGTGAGGAGTGCGACGCCACGTGCGAGTGGGCCGGCAACGTGCGCGCGCTGCGCGAGTCGCACGTACGCCTCGTGCTGCGCCAGCTTCAGCAGCTACGCGACATCGAGCGCCTCGACCGCACGCTGCATCGCGCGCACGCCTCCCCACCCGCGCAAGCTCTGGAATTGAACGTGCCCAATCCGGCGTCCAGTTTGGCTCAGTCAGCTTGTTT ACTTCGAGCCATAAAGACGAAGGAGAGAGCCCCATGA
- the LOC123880472 gene encoding uncharacterized protein LOC123880472 isoform X3: protein MQVQKIADPYSYCPNSNIFKMDMYVEASKSGKLEEAEPAAFSSTRSRYALYESRCQAADNMQQARTRLPRSQSSPERISESQSPRRTRSPSSAGLRDTTVCIPPAILSPLLYNVAVAFYSPRPPSVPMYLLPLPSNPELLNGAKIKEKKSMSKKSKKVVQYVMRTILRGVYKVAAIRAMPPERAPGISSVTTEDISPPKTSGPVFHSVASQTKPKSHFNRPSAAAVTDEFSNSSEECCEECDATCEWAGNVRALRESHVRLVLRQLQQLRDIERLDRTLHRAHASPPAQALELNVPNPASSLAQSACLLRAIKTKERAP from the exons ATGCAAGTGCAGAAAATTGCAGATCCGTA CAGCTATTGCCCCAACAGCAACATTTTTAAGATGGACATGTATGTAGAAGCGAGCAAGTCTGGAAAACTTGAAGAAGCAGAACCGGCAGCTTTTAGTTCTACGCGGTCTCGCTACGCGCTATACGAAAGTCGTTGCC AAGCCGCTGATAATATGCAGCAGGCGCGCACTCGGCTACCTCGATCACAATCTTCGCCAGAACG CATATCCGAGTCCCAAAGCCCGCGTCGCACGCGCAGCCCGTCCTCTGCTGGACTGCGAGACACCACCGTTTGTATCCCACCTGCAATCCTCTCACCACTGCTCTA TAACGTTGCCGTTGCATTCTACTCGCCTCGTCCCCCGTCCGTGCCGATGTACTTGCTTCCTCTACCGTCCAATCCTGAACTACTTAATGGCGCCAAGATCAAA GAAAAGAAATCTATGAGCAAGAAATCAAAGAAGGTCGTGCAATACGTGATGCGGACTATTCTGCGAGGGGTTTACAAGGTTGCAGCTATTCGAGCCATGCCTCCTGAACGAGCCCCGGGCATCAGCTCCGTTACTACTGAAGACATTTCACCGCCTAAAACTAGCGGTCCTGTATTCCACAGCGTTGCTTCCCAAACCAAACCGAAAAGCCATTTCAACAG GCCATCCGCGGCTGCAGTCACGGATGAATTTTCGAATTCTAGTG AAGAATGCTGTGAGGAGTGCGACGCCACGTGCGAGTGGGCCGGCAACGTGCGCGCGCTGCGCGAGTCGCACGTACGCCTCGTGCTGCGCCAGCTTCAGCAGCTACGCGACATCGAGCGCCTCGACCGCACGCTGCATCGCGCGCACGCCTCCCCACCCGCGCAAGCTCTGGAATTGAACGTGCCCAATCCGGCGTCCAGTTTGGCTCAGTCAGCTTGTTT ACTTCGAGCCATAAAGACGAAGGAGAGAGCCCCATGA
- the LOC123880468 gene encoding mitotic spindle assembly checkpoint protein MAD1-like, with protein MAEDTPSFQDKVMLRSEMQVLFEEEKASLVEQHKRDQRALSDMEERLQMIKRTEQEVKEDLAATIKEHKEYKLKWEEDRNELQKKILELQEKLLEENTSREGQLTEIKKDLTEKTQAFEGAQDEVKTLKAELSRQRKKAKECISLRIRVEKQTFELESLTNKLKNLEYERDSYKDWQQLSKTAQNRFTHMAELETEVVKLRASERSLRDAVCNTLVLEEQVHQLTVKVEALQNAEKELHEANLKIERLESLLEEWKIGAQQVLGVESARAISSVVDSALNDQVNAVMDCSNAKSQVAVLTEKVVTLEFERDQVTAKLREVMDVTLDQERIHQRLQQRLRLTESERNSYRQQCDSYEKEWPLSGATEAVSTALLSARVAQLEEALQGYRDELANQDLVAQANALKSARLEAIKFREEAEAAKCEAHKLLLQRDRLQVHLEKLAAPTKDEGGLTSSAEEYKELCCKLLGYNVDKIGHNIYRMSNIYAKSVEEYFTITLCDDSIEIAHSDYLASLAELVKLYVNNYHSIPVFLSALTMELFTTTSSQQEAQECDTRV; from the exons ATGGCCGAAGACACGCCATCGTTCCAAGATAAAGTGATGCTGCGTAGTGAAATGCAGGTACTTTTTGAAGAGGAGAAGGCATCTCTAGTTGAGCAACACAAGAGGGATCAGAGAGCCCTCTCAGACATGGAAGAAAGGCTACAAATGATAAAAAGAACGGAGCAAGAAGTGAAGGAAGACTTGGCAGCG ACCATTAAAGAACACAAGGAGTATAAACTTAAATGGGAAGAGGATCGAAATGAGCTGCAAAAGAAAATACTTGAATTGCAAGAAAAATTATTGGAGGAAAATACGAGTAGAGAAGGCCAATTGACAGAAATTAAAAAAGATTTGACAGAGAAAACGCAG GCTTTCGAAGGAGCCCAAGATGAAGTAAAAACGCTTAAAGCGGAACTCTCTAGACAGAGGAAAAAAGCAAAAGAATGCATAAGTCTACGGATTCGTGTTGAGAAGCAGACATTTGAATTGGAGTCGCTTACCAACAAACTGAAGAACTTGGAGTATGAAAGGGATTCCTATAAGGATTGGCAGCAACTATCCAAG ACTGCCCAAAACCGCTTCACCCATATGGCGGAACTAGAAACGGAGGTGGTAAAGTTGCGGGCCTCAGAGCGCTCCCTGCGCGACGCCGTCTGCAACACGTTAGTGCTGGAGGAGCAGGTGCACCAGCTCACGGTGAAGGTCGAGGCACTGCAAAATGCGGAGAAGGAGCTACATGAGGCCAAT CTAAAGATAGAACGCCTTGAATCGTTGCTGGAAGAATGGAAGATTGGAGCGCAGCAGGTGCTCGGCGTGGAGTCTGCGCGCGCAATATCCTCAGTTGTGGACAGTGCGCTCAACGACCAGGTGAACGCAGTCATGGACTGCTCGAACGCGAAGTCGCAAGTCGCAGTACTCACCGAG AAAGTGGTAACGCTGGAGTTCGAGCGGGATCAGGTAACGGCTAAACTGAGAGAGGTGATGGACGTGACCTTGGATCAAGAACGTATTCATCAAAGGCTACAACAACGGCTACGGCTGACAGAGAGCGAGCGAAATAGTTACAG GCAACAATGCGATAGTTACGAAAAGGAGTGGCCTCTGAGCGGAGCGACGGAAGCGGTCAGTACGGCGCTACTCTCCGCGCGAGTTGCGCAGTTGGAGGAAGCGTTGCAAGGCTACCGGGACGAGCTGGCTAACCAGGACCTCGTGGCACAAGCTAATG CTCTTAAAAGCGCGCGACTGGAGGCGATCAAATTCCGCGAAGAAGCCGAGGCTGCAAAGTGTGAAGCTCACAAATTGCTCCTCCAAAGAGATCGGCTACAAGTGCATTTAGAGAAACTCGCCGCACCGACTAAG GATGAAGGAGGATTAACGTCTTCGGCTGAAGAATACAAGGAGTTATGCTGCAAACTTCTAGGTTACAATGTAGATAAGATTGGTCATAACATCTATAG GATGTCAAATATATACGCCAAATCGGTGGAAGAATACTTTACGATAACACTATGCGATGACAGCATTGAAATAGCTCACTCGGACTATTTAGCGTCTCTGGCAGAATTAGTGAAGTTGTACGTGAACAATTATCATTCCATACCGGTGTTTCTGAGCGCATTAACGATGGAACTTTTCACAACAACTAGTAGCCAACAAGAGGCCCAAGAGTGTGATACAAGAGTGTGA
- the LOC123880472 gene encoding uncharacterized protein LOC123880472 isoform X1: MQVQKIADPYSYCPNSNIFKMDMYVEASKSGKLEEAEPAAFSSTRSRYALYESRCQAADNMQQARTRLPRSQSSPERISESQSPRRTRSPSSAGLRDTTVCIPPAILSPLLYSNVAVAFYSPRPPSVPMYLLPLPSNPELLNGAKIKEKKSMSKKSKKVVQYVMRTILRGVYKVAAIRAMPPERAPGISSVTTEDISPPKTSGPVFHSVASQTKPKSHFNRPSAAAVTDEFSNSSEECCEECDATCEWAGNVRALRESHVRLVLRQLQQLRDIERLDRTLHRAHASPPAQALELNVPNPASSLAQSACLLRAIKTKERAP; the protein is encoded by the exons ATGCAAGTGCAGAAAATTGCAGATCCGTA CAGCTATTGCCCCAACAGCAACATTTTTAAGATGGACATGTATGTAGAAGCGAGCAAGTCTGGAAAACTTGAAGAAGCAGAACCGGCAGCTTTTAGTTCTACGCGGTCTCGCTACGCGCTATACGAAAGTCGTTGCC AAGCCGCTGATAATATGCAGCAGGCGCGCACTCGGCTACCTCGATCACAATCTTCGCCAGAACG CATATCCGAGTCCCAAAGCCCGCGTCGCACGCGCAGCCCGTCCTCTGCTGGACTGCGAGACACCACCGTTTGTATCCCACCTGCAATCCTCTCACCACTGCTCTA CAGTAACGTTGCCGTTGCATTCTACTCGCCTCGTCCCCCGTCCGTGCCGATGTACTTGCTTCCTCTACCGTCCAATCCTGAACTACTTAATGGCGCCAAGATCAAA GAAAAGAAATCTATGAGCAAGAAATCAAAGAAGGTCGTGCAATACGTGATGCGGACTATTCTGCGAGGGGTTTACAAGGTTGCAGCTATTCGAGCCATGCCTCCTGAACGAGCCCCGGGCATCAGCTCCGTTACTACTGAAGACATTTCACCGCCTAAAACTAGCGGTCCTGTATTCCACAGCGTTGCTTCCCAAACCAAACCGAAAAGCCATTTCAACAG GCCATCCGCGGCTGCAGTCACGGATGAATTTTCGAATTCTAGTG AAGAATGCTGTGAGGAGTGCGACGCCACGTGCGAGTGGGCCGGCAACGTGCGCGCGCTGCGCGAGTCGCACGTACGCCTCGTGCTGCGCCAGCTTCAGCAGCTACGCGACATCGAGCGCCTCGACCGCACGCTGCATCGCGCGCACGCCTCCCCACCCGCGCAAGCTCTGGAATTGAACGTGCCCAATCCGGCGTCCAGTTTGGCTCAGTCAGCTTGTTT ACTTCGAGCCATAAAGACGAAGGAGAGAGCCCCATGA
- the LOC123880473 gene encoding uncharacterized protein LOC123880473, producing the protein MQYGVGQGSSKRQAKYAAARAAIQILIPEMSQHIDSAADEKADTDLTALHPHVQSWGSLLRLYGSKSEKSSKEKNHEELEITRLQGKALHSRPNYAVLEKLRNEMRKLRERDESVVPIGNLLFTEDVPHTRDPTWTPWTSKW; encoded by the exons ATGCAATATGGCGTGGGACAGGGCTCCAGCAAGCGGCAGGCCAAGTACGCCGCCGCGCGTGCCGCTATACAGATCCTCATACCAGAGATGAGCCAGCACATAGACTCCGCCGCAGATGAAAAGGCTGACACGGACCTCACC GCGTTGCACCCTCACGTCCAATCATGGGGCTCTCTCCTTCGTCTTTATGGCTCGAAGTCTGAAAAAAGCAGCAAGGAGAAGAATCACGAAGAACTAGAAATAACCCGCCTCCAAGGCAAAGCTCTTCACAGCCGGCCCAATTACGCAGTGCTAGAGAAACTGCGGAACGAAATGAGGAAACTGCGGGAGAGAGATGAATCCGTCGTCCCGATAGGAAACTTATTGTTTACAGAGGATGTCCCACACACTCGGGATCCAACTTGGACACCGTGGACCTCTAAATGG TAA